In one window of Deinococcus sonorensis KR-87 DNA:
- a CDS encoding arsinothricin resistance N-acetyltransferase ArsN1 family A — MTTAHAFTSRPATPDDAPAIAHIYTQGIEDRTSTFETRPRSAEDIRGWFDGVHPIVVIERQHQVIAFASTSTYRPRDCYAGIAEFSVYVERSARGSGAGRAAMNALIAAARDAGYGKLVSRVFPENSASLQLLAGLGFRQVGTYERHGQLEGVWKDVVIVERLL, encoded by the coding sequence ATGACAACGGCACATGCGTTCACCTCCCGTCCCGCCACCCCGGATGATGCCCCCGCCATCGCGCACATCTACACCCAGGGCATTGAAGACCGCACCAGCACCTTCGAAACGCGGCCCCGGAGCGCCGAAGACATCCGCGGCTGGTTTGACGGCGTGCACCCGATCGTGGTCATCGAGCGGCAGCATCAGGTCATCGCCTTTGCGAGCACCAGCACCTACCGCCCCCGGGACTGTTACGCCGGCATCGCGGAGTTCAGCGTATACGTCGAACGAAGTGCACGCGGCAGCGGAGCGGGCAGGGCCGCGATGAACGCCTTGATCGCCGCGGCCCGGGACGCCGGGTACGGGAAGCTCGTCTCGCGCGTGTTCCCCGAAAACAGCGCCAGCCTGCAGCTGCTGGCCGGCCTCGGCTTCCGGCAGGTCGGCACCTACGAGCGGCACGGTCAGCTCGAAGGCGTCTGGAAGGACGTCGTGATCGTTGAGCGGCTGCTGTGA
- a CDS encoding aldo/keto reductase, which yields MQYRTLGRTGITVSTLSLGAMNFGQIGRTTPAEATAMVDAALDAGINLIDTADAYRDSELLVGQAIAGRRDDIILATKATLPIGELRNHQGSSRRWLYTQVDNSLKRLGVDHIDLYQMHRWDPATSDEETLSALTDLQRAGKIRYFGSSTFPAYRIVQAQWAAQANHLSRYVTEQPGYSILQRGAETHVLPVTEQYGMGVLVWSPLASGWLSGAVRAGQDVTTNRSTFMPQRFDLSLPANRAKLEAVEQLAHIAQEAGLTLIQLALGFVNAHPAVTSALIGPRTMAHLRSQLDAADTVLPPDVLDAIDRVVAPGTDLAPDEKHDAPPALLDPHLRRRTAQPALSLPIA from the coding sequence ATGCAGTACCGCACCCTGGGCCGCACCGGCATTACGGTCAGCACCCTGTCGCTCGGCGCCATGAACTTCGGCCAGATCGGCCGCACCACCCCGGCGGAAGCCACCGCCATGGTCGACGCCGCGCTCGACGCCGGCATCAACCTGATCGACACCGCCGACGCCTACCGCGACTCGGAGCTTCTGGTCGGCCAGGCCATCGCCGGGCGCCGCGACGACATCATCCTCGCCACCAAGGCCACCCTGCCCATCGGTGAGCTGCGCAACCACCAGGGCAGCTCCCGCCGCTGGCTCTACACCCAGGTCGACAACAGCCTCAAGCGACTCGGCGTCGACCACATCGACCTGTACCAGATGCACCGCTGGGACCCCGCCACCAGCGACGAGGAGACGCTCTCCGCGCTGACGGACCTCCAGCGGGCCGGCAAAATCCGGTACTTCGGTTCCTCGACGTTCCCGGCCTACCGCATCGTGCAGGCGCAGTGGGCCGCGCAGGCGAACCACCTGAGCCGCTACGTGACGGAGCAGCCCGGCTACTCGATCCTGCAGCGCGGCGCGGAAACGCACGTCCTGCCCGTCACCGAGCAGTACGGGATGGGCGTGCTGGTCTGGAGCCCCCTGGCGTCCGGCTGGCTGTCCGGCGCCGTCCGGGCGGGCCAGGACGTCACCACCAACCGCTCGACCTTCATGCCCCAGCGCTTCGACCTGTCGCTCCCCGCCAACCGCGCCAAGCTGGAGGCCGTCGAGCAGCTGGCCCACATCGCGCAGGAGGCGGGCCTCACGCTGATCCAGCTGGCGCTCGGGTTTGTGAACGCGCACCCCGCCGTGACCAGCGCCCTGATCGGCCCCCGCACCATGGCACACCTGCGCAGCCAGCTGGATGCCGCGGACACCGTGCTGCCCCCCGACGTGCTGGACGCCATCGACCGGGTCGTCGCGCCGGGCACCGACCTCGCCCCCGACGAGAAACACGACGCGCCGCCCGCGCTGCTCGACCCGCACCTGCGCCGCCGCACCGCACAGCCCGCCCTGTCGCTGCCCATCGCCTGA
- a CDS encoding MarR family winged helix-turn-helix transcriptional regulator yields MTVAEDNQVAGTDSTGLLLRCVTRLFAELQQRNFACCDVQSATQCVILTTLQREGDVTLTHLTRTLNLDKAWLSRSTDDLVEQGLLIKAPHPSDRRALLLHLTDAGHQAARDLDTQLNRQSARVLARLPVEDRAQALRILEGLTQALQAELNGDDACTPRST; encoded by the coding sequence ATGACCGTTGCCGAAGACAACCAAGTGGCCGGGACGGACAGCACCGGCCTCCTGCTGCGCTGTGTTACCCGCCTGTTCGCCGAACTGCAGCAGCGCAACTTCGCGTGCTGCGACGTCCAGTCCGCCACCCAGTGCGTGATCCTCACTACCCTGCAGCGCGAGGGGGACGTCACCCTCACCCACCTGACCCGCACGCTGAACCTCGACAAGGCGTGGCTCAGCCGCAGCACCGACGACCTCGTCGAGCAGGGCCTGCTCATCAAGGCGCCGCACCCCAGCGACCGCCGTGCCCTGCTGCTGCACCTCACGGACGCCGGGCACCAGGCCGCGCGGGACCTCGACACCCAACTGAACCGCCAGTCCGCCCGCGTGCTGGCCCGCCTGCCGGTGGAGGACCGTGCCCAGGCGCTCCGCATCCTCGAGGGCCTGACCCAGGCGCTTCAGGCTGAACTCAACGGCGACGACGCCTGCACCCCAAGGAGCACCTGA
- a CDS encoding AAA family ATPase: MGKRNYLVEGGSGTGKTSVAEELQRRGYHVLHGDRELKYRGDPETGAPVREPVHQSERDKAVWQHEHLLWDVNKVKAVIGDHHHELSFFCGSSRNVAHVVGLFDGVFVLEVDDLEMVYRRLDERVARDPTDWGGTPAEKELVARLHRMKEDLPRGGIAIDAAQPLVRVVDDILRRVHGST, from the coding sequence GTGGGCAAGAGGAATTATCTCGTTGAAGGCGGTTCCGGCACGGGCAAGACCTCGGTGGCCGAAGAGTTGCAGCGGCGCGGGTACCACGTCCTGCACGGGGACCGGGAGTTGAAGTACCGGGGGGATCCCGAGACGGGGGCGCCCGTCCGTGAACCCGTCCATCAGAGCGAGCGCGACAAGGCCGTCTGGCAGCACGAGCACCTCCTGTGGGATGTCAACAAAGTGAAGGCCGTGATCGGCGATCACCACCACGAGCTCTCCTTTTTTTGCGGCAGTTCGAGGAATGTCGCGCACGTTGTGGGGCTGTTCGACGGCGTGTTCGTGCTCGAGGTTGACGACCTTGAGATGGTGTACCGGCGGCTGGACGAACGTGTCGCGCGGGATCCCACCGACTGGGGCGGTACACCAGCGGAGAAGGAGCTCGTGGCGCGACTGCATCGCATGAAGGAGGATCTGCCCAGGGGCGGCATCGCGATCGACGCGGCACAGCCGCTCGTCCGGGTGGTGGACGACATCCTTCGCCGTGTCCACGGCTCGACTTGA
- a CDS encoding MBL fold metallo-hydrolase, with protein MNIQLIRNATLRLEYAGTTFLIDPMLAEQGAYPGLQGAPNSHLRNPTARLVVPVERLSAVDAVLVTHTHFDHWDEVARERLPRHLPVFVQHDADARVVAASGFTDVRVLGDTTTFRGITLSKTAGQHGSDAAMAAIGERLGEVSGVVFQHPEEPTLYVAGDTVWNEHVARAIRAHQPAVIVLNAGDAQITGLGSIIMNTQDVLAVHRAAPDATLVAAHLEGVAHAVLSRRELRAFAAEQGFADRLVIPDDGETLTL; from the coding sequence ATGAACATTCAGCTGATCCGCAACGCCACCCTGCGCCTCGAGTACGCCGGCACGACCTTCCTGATCGACCCGATGCTGGCGGAGCAAGGCGCCTACCCGGGCCTGCAGGGCGCGCCGAACAGCCACCTGCGCAACCCGACCGCGCGGCTGGTGGTGCCGGTGGAACGGCTGAGCGCCGTGGACGCCGTGCTGGTCACGCATACGCACTTCGACCACTGGGACGAGGTGGCCCGGGAGCGGCTGCCCAGGCACCTGCCGGTCTTCGTGCAGCACGACGCGGACGCGCGCGTGGTGGCCGCCTCGGGCTTCACCGATGTCCGCGTCCTGGGCGACACGACCACTTTCCGGGGCATCACGCTGAGCAAGACGGCGGGGCAGCACGGCTCGGACGCGGCGATGGCGGCCATCGGCGAGCGGCTGGGGGAGGTGAGCGGCGTGGTGTTCCAGCACCCGGAGGAACCCACGCTGTACGTGGCCGGGGATACCGTGTGGAACGAGCACGTGGCGCGCGCGATCCGCGCCCACCAGCCGGCGGTGATCGTGCTGAATGCCGGGGACGCGCAGATCACGGGCCTGGGGTCGATCATCATGAACACGCAGGACGTGCTGGCGGTGCACCGCGCCGCGCCGGACGCCACGCTCGTCGCCGCCCACCTGGAGGGCGTGGCGCACGCGGTGCTCTCGCGGCGCGAGCTGCGCGCCTTCGCGGCCGAGCAGGGCTTCGCCGATCGGCTAGTCATCCCGGACGACGGCGAGACGCTCACCCTCTGA
- a CDS encoding DUF6428 family protein: MAQTLPIPGLTPQTATDTLIRTLRGTEPRPLEFHLDSAVLVQPGYHVTEVKAVTIEAMDCGGKANAWRETIIQLMDGTAEEANGGHMTTRKFLGIYDRVAKHVPVRAEAEVRFEYGTASTPALQYHVTGIRLEPERVIVDLRAPGVQCKAGEACGPSVGATEPSEGCTPDSGCCSPVPAQLITLS; this comes from the coding sequence ATGGCCCAGACCCTCCCGATCCCCGGCCTCACCCCGCAGACCGCGACCGACACCCTGATCCGCACGCTCCGGGGGACCGAGCCGCGCCCGCTGGAGTTCCACCTCGACAGCGCGGTGCTCGTGCAGCCCGGGTACCACGTCACCGAGGTCAAGGCCGTCACCATCGAAGCCATGGACTGCGGCGGCAAGGCGAACGCCTGGCGTGAAACGATCATTCAGCTGATGGACGGCACCGCGGAGGAGGCCAACGGCGGCCACATGACCACCCGCAAGTTCCTCGGCATCTACGACCGGGTCGCGAAGCACGTCCCGGTGCGGGCCGAGGCGGAGGTGCGGTTCGAGTACGGCACCGCCAGCACCCCGGCCCTGCAGTACCACGTGACGGGCATCCGGTTGGAACCGGAGCGGGTGATCGTGGACCTGCGCGCGCCCGGGGTGCAGTGCAAGGCGGGTGAAGCGTGTGGCCCGTCGGTGGGTGCCACTGAGCCCAGCGAAGGCTGCACCCCGGACAGCGGCTGCTGCAGCCCGGTGCCGGCCCAGCTGATCACGTTGAGCTGA
- a CDS encoding MerR family transcriptional regulator, which produces MILEDWPRLLKDAAVPARPSSPRAAQPGHAATEAQPVRAAGHDQVPDAAHHPRVRATVQVVAQAHEAAVGNGCAQMIELTAAAVQIADNDGRRGSWRRHPEFHARTGGLGPRTFSLKRMALYDLMELEPLMAENPTPGLTAPQVPGRHLTFLQLERLAWQRMRGRLIISRFAVLTGLSSTTLRYYDEIDLLRPAAVDGQTGYRYYGVAQIELAVRIRRWRELGLPLDDIRIMIQRPAEAPEVLARHAKRLSDEIEDRQHSLRTVRAYLKEEAMNYRIEHLPARQTLSIRARLQPPHYEVIPEALKDVTTYAKARGYQLERPSFFVHDTHDTGEGSLVEVHLPVVGTVEGHGRIEVRTFEGGLAFIGRFVGSYDKTGAAYAVVVEEAMRRDLRINGVTAEFYVKSVPDTPNPEAYETDIAFFLDTESPQ; this is translated from the coding sequence TTGATTCTGGAAGATTGGCCGCGCCTCCTCAAGGACGCCGCTGTGCCTGCCCGGCCTTCCTCTCCCCGCGCGGCGCAACCCGGACACGCAGCCACCGAAGCCCAGCCGGTACGCGCGGCCGGCCACGACCAGGTGCCGGACGCGGCGCATCATCCCAGGGTCCGGGCCACGGTCCAGGTCGTCGCCCAGGCACACGAAGCCGCGGTCGGGAACGGCTGTGCACAGATGATCGAGCTCACCGCGGCCGCCGTGCAGATCGCCGACAACGATGGGCGGCGAGGAAGCTGGAGGAGGCATCCGGAGTTCCATGCACGAACAGGTGGATTGGGCCCGCGTACGTTCTCGCTCAAACGCATGGCGCTTTATGACCTGATGGAGCTGGAACCCCTGATGGCGGAGAACCCCACGCCGGGGCTCACGGCACCTCAGGTGCCCGGGAGGCACTTGACCTTCCTGCAGCTGGAACGCTTAGCGTGGCAGCGTATGCGAGGTCGCCTGATCATCTCCCGCTTTGCTGTCCTGACCGGTCTGTCCTCCACGACGCTGCGGTACTACGACGAGATCGACCTGCTGCGTCCCGCAGCCGTCGACGGTCAGACCGGGTACCGGTACTACGGCGTCGCTCAGATCGAACTGGCGGTCCGGATTCGCCGCTGGCGTGAACTGGGACTGCCGCTCGACGACATCCGGATCATGATCCAGCGACCCGCCGAGGCACCGGAGGTACTGGCCCGGCACGCGAAGCGGCTGAGTGACGAGATCGAAGACCGTCAGCACTCGCTGCGGACCGTGCGCGCGTACCTCAAGGAGGAAGCAATGAACTACCGCATCGAACACCTGCCCGCACGACAGACCCTGAGTATTCGCGCGCGTCTGCAGCCCCCCCACTACGAGGTGATTCCCGAAGCGTTGAAGGACGTCACGACGTACGCGAAGGCCCGGGGATACCAGCTCGAGCGGCCAAGTTTCTTCGTGCACGACACCCACGACACGGGCGAGGGAAGCCTCGTTGAGGTGCACCTGCCGGTCGTGGGAACTGTCGAAGGCCACGGCCGCATTGAAGTGCGCACGTTTGAAGGGGGCCTGGCCTTCATTGGGCGGTTCGTGGGTTCCTACGACAAGACGGGCGCCGCGTATGCCGTGGTGGTGGAAGAAGCGATGCGCCGTGACCTCAGGATCAACGGGGTGACCGCCGAATTCTATGTGAAGAGCGTTCCTGACACCCCGAACCCTGAGGCGTACGAGACGGACATCGCGTTCTTCCTGGACACGGAAAGCCCGCAGTAA